The DNA segment AGCTGCCCTGCCACCAAACGCCTCCTCCCATGCTGCCACGAGGACCAAGCTGCTGCCCGGTGGCCCAGAGGAGGCTCGGGGAGCAAATGGGCTTGCAGATGCCCACACCTGATGGGAGACAGAGCCCTGATTTCTCCTGAGCCCCCACCTGCCCCATGAGTAAAGGCATGAGATTAAACCCCCACTGCAGGCACCTcgtgcccccagcagccccaggctcACACCGCAGCGAACTCCAGATGGGAAAATCCAACCCCAGTGACCCTCCCTGTGGACACGCGGGGTGGCGGCAGCAGCGCCAGGTACCTGTGGGAAGGCTTTGTGCAGCGGGAGCCAGCAGCTGAGCGCCACGATGCCGGCCAGTTGGTGCTGGCAAGTGAGAGCCGTGTACAGCGACAAGGCGCCACCCTGCAGCAGATGAGGAAGGTCTGTCAGCGCCATGGAGGGGCCCGCAGCTCCAGAGCACCCACCAGCCCCGGCTCGCCCACCATCCACCCGCCTTCTCGCCATGGGTGCTCCCTTTGGGGGGTGTTTTTGGAGGGGAAAGAGAGGTCCCAACCCTCAGCCTAGCTCACCTGTGAGAAGCCCCCCAGGATGATGCGGTTAGGTGGGATCCCGTTCTTCATCTCATGCTCAATAATTGCTTTAACTGGAAGAAGACAGACAAAAGGGTCAGTGAAAGGCCAGGGGGGCTGAAGAGCATCATCCAACGCCTGGGGGTGCACACAGGACCCTCAGCACATCAGGGAGAGGCAGATGCCAGAGGTCTCAGGGACTGAACACACTTGGCTTCAGCCAGGGTGAAGGTGGGGTGGGATGACAggagagcagaaaggaaggagaggtggaagGAAGACATCTGTTCCTGCCCAAGAGAGGGAGAGGTACCCAGGAGCTAAGTGCTTCCTCCTCCCCAAAGCCTCTTACTGTTTTCTGCAGCTTTCTTGATCCCAGCTTCATCCTCAGGTGCATCTGGAGTCAACCCCATCAGGTCAAACCTAGGAGAAGAAGCAGAGTCAGCCCCAAACCTCTCCCAGCACCCAGGGCGTGGGGAAGTGGGAGCTGGGTGTGCTCTGCCCTTCCCCTGGCTCCTACAGGGCAGTGAATTTTGGCTCTTCAACGCCCCCACCCTTCTCACTCCCCAAAATACACCCCGAAAGGGGCCtcacccacccctgccccccaaagCACTGACCAGGAGGGCATAACCATCTTCATGTTGAGGGTCACCGGGATCCGGGGCCTGTGGAGAAAACAGTTTGGGTGTTTTAGTTCAAgtgcaagaggaagaaaatctgaGCCGAGGGAAGTGGGGTGACCGGCCCTTCTGTTCACAGCCGCAGGACACCTCTCCAAGGGACAGCAGCGGGTGGGTGCCACCAGACCCAGCCTGGGGGCTACAAGGTGACCCCAGGGATCACCCGCAAGCCCCGAGCAGGTCCCGGCTGAGCTGGAGGCTCCAGGGCGTTGCCAAGCAGCCCGTCTGGGGAGGAGAGCACCTGCGTCCCTCTGTTTGCTGCTGCCGAGCCAGGAGACGCTGATGGAGcggctgcctctgctgctgagaGGGGACACCGGGAAGCCCAGGCCCTGCTGCTGGGGACGCCACCACGGCAGAGCTCTCCCAGCCCGGTGAGTGCCCCCCAGCATGGGCTGCTACTGAccctggggacacagctgggagcatttccttccctttccactgAGCCCCACTCTTGCctgagcagagggatggggaaggagctCCACTGCTTTTGGCTTTAACTGCAGTCatcagggagaggcagaggacaggacagggcagaaaacagactcagagcagcagctcctgcgcTGATGGGCTCTGCAGGCAGAAAATGTCAGGGCTGGGGCCCTGAACGAACTGGCCACAGCAGGAGAACAAGCCTCACTGCACAGCCCCACGGATAGGTCAGGGCACAGGCCACCATCTGCCTCCCAGAACAGTCTTGGCAGCGGGGACCAGTGTCACAGCCCACCCAGGCCCCCCCAAGGCCCTTCCCGAAGCAAGGACGGCACTTACGCGTGAGGGCAAATGTATTTCACGTAGGGGAGGCGGATGGAGGAGAGAGCGTCAGCCCAGCTGtgcctggggagagaggagaggagggagttCAAGGCATGCCTTAGGAGGATGCTGATGGAAAGGGAGGGATTCCCCCCAAGGACAGGTTTTCTCCAAGGCTGTtgcccccctgcccctgccctgacCTTATTTTACCAAGtcttgcccagccccagcagcctgaATCCCAACACAAATCCCTGGCATAGATCTCTGCGGCAGGGCGAAGGCAGCGCACAAAGCCCCGCAGCTGGAAGCAGAGGAGCTGCTATCAGCGAGGGAGGAGAGAGAATCTCCCGTGCAGGGAGAAGCCTTTTGTTACTGCTGGATCTCAGGCTCTCCTCTAAGGTGGCCTTGCACGTTAAAGAGATGCACTCGCGCAGACAAAACCCAACTTCCCAGCCCTCCCAAGGAATGGAAAAACCGCAGTGCTTATCTGCTTGccttaaagaaagcagaaaatcaaacccgcagggggcgggggggctgccaGGCTGCTGGGATCATAAATATTCAAGCTGAATTGCAGACAGCTGCTGGCCGGCGATTCCCCGCGAGGGTGGCGCAGGCACGGCCATCGGACCCAGCTCAAAGCCCCAGACACATCTCAGAGCTGCCCCTGGGGAGAACAGCACCGGGCGCTCGCAGGAAACCCCGCGTCACAGCCAGAGCCAGCTCCAGGAATACTCACCCCGTGTCTCCAAGGCCATGTAAAAAAATGACCTGTtaaattaagcagaaaaacaaaagaattagCCGGTGCGAGAGCCGATGCTCTGGGAgagaggcagggctgggctcGCAGGGAAGCAGCAAAAGGCCACTCAGTCACTAACTAGAAGAGACTCAAACAGGCAGAAATTAGCCGATGCTAATGACACGTCTCTGCAGCTTTGAGCAGGACGGATGGGTGGAACAGGcacatcatcatcgtcatcattGTGCCACAGAGCCTGCTGTCACGGCCGGGTCTGTGGGTGTCATCGGCTCCCTGGCTGCCTGGCGTAGCAGAGGGACAGGGACGGATGGATTGTCCCACCAGGCTGCACGGCACCACGCTGAGCTGAGGCCGAGCTTGCCAAGGACTCACAGACCCACCCCTACAGGCTTTTCATCGACGGCCAGAGCAACCCCTACGCAacggggagcagagggaaggcagcCCCAGGGAAGGACAAGAGGATTTTCTTTGGgggggtttgcttttaaaaacctaaACAGCCAAATCAGATCCAACTCCCACTGATTCTCTGCGAGGCTGGACTGAGCTGGACCAAACACCAGACACAAACAGCCCAGCCCAAAGGACAGTTACTTTTCCCCAGCAAGACCAGCCCTTGCTGGTCCTGAATCCCCTTTGATGCACCACGATGTACATCTGGAGAACCGAGGGATTACGGGCTGAGCTCAACGGCTCCTCTGAACCCCACAGAAGCAGCTCCTTATCTTCAAGGCCGCTAAAAGGGAAGAAGGAGGTGAGGCAAGAGGGGTCCGGCTCTTACCGCGGCAGTCTCCCGCTCTGCCCCTGAGACAGTCACTGCGTCAGCGAGGAGGGGGACAGACATGTTGTTACCACACATACACCGAGAGGGACTCAGACACTGGTAcctgtgggacagagggacaaagGTGAGGCAGGAAAATAAACCCCTCTTCTCCCCGGCAACTATTTGTTCCAGAAGGACCAGCTATTTAGGGGAAAATTAAAGAGTCCGTGAAGGCTTTGATGTTTAAGCCCTTGGGACAGCCCTGCTCTGTCCTGGCAATgccggagagccaggaagcagcaaaCGCTTCCCACGTCGCAACACCAGATGCGTGTGAGCAGGGATTGGGCGCGTGGGGTGTTGGAAGCGTTAAAATTAGCTCTTTCTGTTACACCTCAAAGCCAAAGTTATTTCTGTGACTGTAACGCCGTGGGCAGAGGGCAGCCGGGCGTCGCGCAGCCTCAGCATCCCTTTCCCGGCTGCCAGCAGAGCCGAGGAGGAGCCTGACCCACATCTGTTCCGACGGGGAAGCAGGAAACGCCGGCGCCCGGCACGCAGCAGCTTTATAGCACTAATAAAAGGTCCAGCCCTCTTTTATGGAGCTGTTCACGGATAAACCAGAGTGTTCAGACACCGGCCTGAGACCCAGCCCCGCACTCCCTCCCGGagcctgcgccccccccccccccccagcgataGCATCGCTGTCCCTCCCCCACAGGCAGCCAGCCAGGGCCACCACCGCTGTCCCCACCGCAACGGCCTCCTGCCAGCACGGTGGGCTGACTGTCACCTCCTGGATCCCCGTCACCTGCGAGGCGGGAGGCTCCGGCAGAGACGACGGCCCCCACGACACCGCCTCCAGACGCGACAGTCGACAGCGGTTGTTCCCAGTCCGGCGCAGATCGCGAAAACTACCGCACCTCACGTGACGGGCCCTAACCCCCGCTTTACCGCCCAGGACTAATTAGATCAGGGTGCGTTTACAGCGCTGCCATCATCTCCCAGGAAGAAGATCAGCCTCCCAGATACTGCCAGGAGCCAGATCAGCCCCCGTGGTCTCCCCGAGTCTCCACGTCTCACAGCCAGCACCATCCCCAGAGGGTTTTGGATGAGCACGGGACCACCTGAACCCCCCCCTCCTTAAACCGCCGGTACCCCGGCAGACAGCCTTACCCAGCAGAAACAGCCACCTCCTCTACCAGCCCGGGCCAAGACCTGCCCAACTCGTTTCACCAACTGTTCGTCAGCTGCTTCCCCGACTCAAATGAAAACACGGGGAACAACAAGCTCCTCGGGTCTGGCGAACCTCACAGACACACAGCCCACGTGCTGGTGTGTACTCCAGGGTCAAAACAACCAGCGAGAAAAAACAGCACCTGCCAACATTCCTGGCGAGAAGAGCCATAAATAAAAGCATCTTCCATGACAGATGGAGACGCTGAAACGTGCTCCCTGAGCAGACAGACTCACGTCTTCGCCTTATTCACAGGAGCTTCAAGGAAAAGAGGGGTTTCGAGGGTCAAAGCTGCCTGAagcaccccacagccacccctcggaGACACCCGGGATTTCCCTGGGGTGTTTCTGTCCCACTCCTGGAGGGgaaatggttttgaactgaaagaggggagattgagatgagatctggggaagaaattgtttgccgtgagggtggtgagagcctggcccaggttgcccagagaagctggggctgccccatccctggaggggttcaaggccaggttggagggggcttggagcgacctggtctggtgggaggtgtccctgcccaggtggcACTGgctgggctttaaggtcccttccaacccaaaccgttctgtgattatATGATCGACAGGAGGGTCCACGGCTGCTGCCACAAGAACAGCTCGAGCAGAGGCAGCTCTGAGGCCAAAACGTACGAGGGGAAGGATCGAGCCCCCAGAACGGTCTGTGCCTGGATCACAGCCCCCACCggcaacaaaggagaaaaaaaaaaagatgaactcGTGTCCGACTGGGGCTGTTCGGGTGGTAGCCCCAGAGCTgtcacaccccacacccccccccccgccacgggaAACCCACGCTCAGGAGGGGAGCAAGGCGCTAATTATCGCTTAATGACGTGTCCCCGGCCTCTCCCGCTCCCGCAGCCCGGAGGGGAACCGGCGCagggcgaagggggggggggaacggcgaCAGGAGACCGGAGAAATCCCGCCTGAACCCCAGCCCGGCCGCCCTCACGAGCTTCCCCGCCGGAACGGGAACGCCAGTTTTCCGCGGAAACGCGGCTTTTTGAGGGGTTTTCCTAAAGGCCGGGAGCCTGAGGGGCTCGTACCGACCGGGGGGAGGCCGCTGGCGGCGGGAGGAGCGGCCCCGTTACCGGCAGCGTggtcccccgccgccccgagcaTGAGGCCGCGGGGAACCGAGACGGAACCGGGGCCCGCCCTCGGCCACTGGCGGGAGCCAGAACCGCGGCGGGGGAAAGCCTGGGGAGCGGAGCCCCGGATCTCCGGTCTCTCCGCCGaagctcccctcccccccccctccatgccgGCCCGCAGCTGCCCCAGCCGCCGATCTACCGGCTCCCCCCCGTTAAACACCCCGGGAAGGGCCCCGCCCCGGCCTCCCGCCATCCCCCCACCTCGTCCCTGGGAGCCGGCTCGGCCCTCACCGCGCCGCGacacccccgccccggccccggtgccccctcccatccctcccccccccgccccgcacctcTCCCGCGGGCCCGGCGCGCGCTCTCCTCCCGGCTCCCCCGACGCGCTCCCGACCGGAACTTCCGCCCGCCGGTGGGGTCAGCGCGGCGGAAGTGACGCGCCGCCCGCTCCTCAGGGGGCGGCCATCTTGGCAGCGAGGCTGAGGCGAGAGCGGCGCGGCCGAGCCAGGCCCCGGTCCGGCGGGGAAACGCGGGGCTGTCGGCGGTTTATTAGTGAGCGGCCGCGGCCCCGGTGCCCTGCCGTTACCACAGCGGCCCGCCCCACACCCCCTGCTGCCGGTGAGGCACCGAGCGCCGCCCCGCTTCCCCACCACACAACCACCGGTGCCAGGCAGCGCGCCCCCGTGGGCTCCAGCCACCGGCTGCGACCCCGcgttgaggggagggggggatgcgTGTGAGCAGGCCACAGCCACAACTCGGCACCTCAGCGTGTTTTATTGGCAGTCAGAGGAGTAAACAACACCGGACACGAGCTCGCCACCGCCTAAAGACCGACTCTCCCCTGAGGAGAGCGGAGCCGCTGCCTTCTGCAGGACCCAGCATGCCGCTGCCCTCAGCGGCCACCTCCACGTGGGCATCGCGTAGGCTcagagctctgctttctgagGCAAAGACCAAAACGTAAAACTGATCCAACGCTCCGCAGCACTCCAGGAAGCCAATTCTGTCCAAGTCAGCCCATCACGTCCGTAGCCTTGTATCAGAGCCTTCGGGGGAGTCCCAACAGCACTGTTAGGAGATGAAGTGAGTCTGTGGGGTGATTTGTTCCAGCTTGTGATCAGCTGGGTTTGCTGATGCTTCGTAATTGCAGATAGTGACTTCGTGGCGATGAGCCTGAATTAAGATTAAACATGTTAGTCCAGAGGAGAACAGAATTCAAGTTCCTCCTAAAACACCTGACTGGCAAGAGCTGACCAAGTTCTAATCTTACAGACCTTTCATCACAGACTTTCCGTCCCCAGGACCCACATCACTGCCACTTCCTCCTCACTGCTAGAGCTCCATTTAAGTTCTGATTTAAAACCCTTTTTACACCATTAGCAGAGTCTTGCTCATCCAGAGACAACCTACCTCTGTCCACTCTCCTTTCAGGCCTATATA comes from the Numenius arquata chromosome 21, bNumArq3.hap1.1, whole genome shotgun sequence genome and includes:
- the LYPLA2 gene encoding acyl-protein thioesterase 2 encodes the protein MCGNNMSVPLLADAVTVSGAERETAAVIFLHGLGDTGHSWADALSSIRLPYVKYICPHAPRIPVTLNMKMVMPSWFDLMGLTPDAPEDEAGIKKAAENIKAIIEHEMKNGIPPNRIILGGFSQGGALSLYTALTCQHQLAGIVALSCWLPLHKAFPQAANNGVNKDIAILQCHGEMDPMIPVRFGALTAEKLKSVVTPTKVQFKTYPGVMHSSCPQEMMAVKEFIEKLLPRI